A single genomic interval of Pelodiscus sinensis isolate JC-2024 chromosome 28, ASM4963464v1, whole genome shotgun sequence harbors:
- the LOC106731699 gene encoding gastrokine-2-like, with the protein MNPAFANNVVQLINKGNDGGTVYQTVNINHDVNIVTFNVYSGAHSSNAIFDYDHGIVAYHVPYKKMCVVSKMNRVTFPTLNQLEDMVNNQRGLNSLHRSYGISLNYVRNVAGLGAPIWATCKGLSTFWATEYDRPQRVLSGTVCMGVKLLTLDVNLCGGVMLF; encoded by the exons ATGAATCCGGCATTTGCAAACAAT GTTGTCCAGCTCATAAATAAGGGAAATGATGGAGGTACTGTCTATCAGACAGTGAATATCAACCATGATGTGAACATTGTTACATTTAATGTTTATTCTGGAGCACATTCCTCCAATGCAATCTTTGACTACGACCAT GGTATAGTTGCTTACCACGTGCCCTACAAGAAGATGTGTGTTGTTTCCAAGATGAACAGGGTGACTTTTCCAACTTTAAACCAACTTGAGGACATGGTCAATAATCAAAGG GGCCTGAATTCCCTCCACAGAAGTTATGGGATATCCCTCAACTATGTCAGAAATGTAGCTGGACTCGGAGCACCTATCTGGGCAACATGCAAAGGACTTTCTACCTTCTGGGCTACTGAGTATGACA GACCACAAAGAGTACTTAGTGGTACTGTCTGCATGGGTGTTAAACTCCTCACTCTGGATGTGAACCTGTGTGGAGGTGTTATGCTCTTCTAA